The following proteins come from a genomic window of Oncorhynchus mykiss isolate Arlee chromosome 19, USDA_OmykA_1.1, whole genome shotgun sequence:
- the LOC110497996 gene encoding protein L-Myc-1b: protein MLGINSRVSRCDSWEMEYDRYQHYFLDDLDKEEDFYKSTAPSEDIWKKFELLPTPPMSPTRTLGGNMHVPPGDKFGWLSKVLGQDEEYEGPDTEELFGNMSSIIIQDCMWSSFSASQHLEKVNERLSAAAQARLSPPAPQNFATVSKVQCTLPTQPDATLPSTVAECVDPASVLTFPAISCRKPASSGSESRSDSSDDDDDEIDVVTVESKQSRARLLGSRKAVTVTVRADPCPQRFHMSVHQQQHNYAAPSPESDPEEEDEEPQCKRFCPDSSHHQQPDSPASISPQGSSADSPQSSDAEDTDRRKNHNFLERKRRNDLRSRFLALRDEIPGLVESAKTPKVAILTQATEYLLQLHSREKHQAQERKRLKARQQQLLQRLATLKRSLG from the exons ATGCTTGGAATAAACTCCAGAGTATCACGTTGTGACAGTTGGGAGATGGAGTACGACCGCTATCAGCACTATTTCTTAGATGACCTTGACAAAGAGGAGGACTTCTACAAGTCAACCGCACCAAGTGAGGACATATGGAAGAAGTTTGAGCTACTGCCCACCCCTCCCATGTCTCCCACCAGGACATTAGGTGGTAACATGCACGTTCCCCCGGGAGACAAGTTCGGCTGGCTGTCCAAGGTCTTGGGTCAGGATGAGGAGTACGAGGGACCTGACACCGAGGAGCTTTTTGGGAACATGAGTTCCATTATTATCCAGGACTGCATGTGGAGTAGTTTCTCGGCCAGTCAGCACTTGGAGAAAGTCAACGAGCGCCTGTCAGCTGCAGCCCAGGCTCGTCTCTCCCCACCAGCACCCCAGAACTTTGCGACTGTGAGCAAAGTGCAGTGCACCCTGCCGACCCAACCTGATGCGACATTGCCCAGCACCGTGGCAGAATGCGTTGACCCAGCGTCTGTGCTCACCTTCCCAGCCATCAGCTGTAGGAAACCGGCATCATCGGGCTCTGAGTCTCGCTCCGATTCCTCTG atgatgatgacgatgagaTTGATGTGGTTACTGTGGAAAGCAAGCAGAGCCGAGCCCGACTGTTGGGAAGCCGTAAGGCTGTGACCGTCACTGTCCGCGCTGACCCCTGCCCACAGCGTTTCCACATGTCTGTCCACCAGCAGCAGCACAACTATGCAGCCCCTTCCCCTGAAAGTGACccggaggaggaggatgaggaaccACAATGTAAACGGTTCTGTCCAGACTCCAGCCACCACCAGCAACCAGACTCCCCAGCCTCCATCTCCCCCCAAGGGTCCTCTGCAGACAGCCCCCAGAGCTCTGACGCTGAGGACACTGACCGCCGGAAGAACCACAACTTCCTGGAGCGGAAGAGGCGGAACGACCTTCGCTCCCGCTTCTTGGCACTGCGGGATGAGATCCCGGGCCTGGTAGAGTCGGCCAAGACTCCCAAGGTGGCCATCCTGACCCAGGCGACAGAGTACCTTCTCCAGCTGCACAGCAGAGAGAAGCACCAGGCCCAGGAGAGGAAACGCCTCAAAGCGCGCCAGCAGCAGCTCCTCCAGAGGCTAGCCACCCTCAAACGGTCCTTAGGATAG